Proteins found in one Paludisphaera rhizosphaerae genomic segment:
- a CDS encoding dioxygenase family protein: MSHQEGDIVYSPNRREVLIKGIAGAMAVSGFWSHTGTVYAAVPGVTHGETPGLTEGPYWVDGQPQRIDVRSDTLTGLYALGVPLVLYLRVYQLSDTAPYTITPLPKARVDIWACNAQGVYSGVSAQNTTSSNFLRGYQISDANGVANFRTIYPGWYSGRTPHIHMRVRTFNSSGTTAYNWTSQLFFDDTITDTVYASNSAYTRARSRDTYNANDNIYMGPSENGSPTTEAGDYMLLTLADNGDSAVGHFNIVLDLLDSENADPTNGSSGGTTTGGGATTGGGTTTGGGTRPGGSKPIKKRSSSSRG, translated from the coding sequence ATGTCGCATCAAGAGGGAGACATTGTCTACTCGCCGAACCGTCGCGAGGTCCTCATCAAGGGGATTGCCGGGGCGATGGCGGTCTCGGGCTTCTGGTCCCACACGGGGACGGTCTATGCAGCGGTTCCGGGAGTGACTCACGGCGAGACTCCCGGCCTCACTGAAGGACCATACTGGGTCGACGGACAGCCCCAACGGATCGACGTCCGGTCTGACACTCTGACCGGCCTCTATGCCTTGGGCGTCCCTCTGGTCCTGTATCTCCGGGTGTATCAGCTTTCGGACACGGCCCCCTACACCATCACCCCACTCCCCAAGGCCCGTGTCGACATCTGGGCCTGCAACGCCCAGGGGGTCTATTCGGGGGTCTCGGCTCAGAACACGACGAGCTCGAATTTTCTTCGCGGATACCAGATCTCCGACGCCAACGGCGTCGCCAACTTCCGGACGATCTATCCCGGCTGGTACTCCGGCCGAACGCCTCACATCCACATGCGCGTCAGGACTTTCAACTCGTCCGGGACGACCGCCTACAACTGGACGTCGCAGCTCTTCTTCGACGACACGATCACGGACACCGTCTACGCGAGCAATTCGGCCTACACTCGGGCGCGGTCGCGCGACACTTACAACGCCAACGACAACATCTATATGGGCCCCTCCGAGAACGGCAGCCCCACCACGGAAGCCGGCGACTACATGCTCCTCACCCTCGCCGACAACGGCGACTCGGCCGTCGGCCACTTCAACATCGTCCTCGATCTTCTCGACTCCGAGAACGCCGACCCCACCAACGGCTCCTCCGGCGGAACCACGACCGGCGGTGGCGCCACCACCGGCGGTGGAACCACGACCGGCGGCGGAACGAGGCCTGGTGGGAGCAAGCCCATCAAGAAACGCTCAAGCTCCTCTCGCGGCTGA